One genomic segment of Synechocystis sp. LKSZ1 includes these proteins:
- the obgE gene encoding GTPase ObgE: protein MQFIDHAEIEVEAGKGGDGIVAFRREKYVPAGGPSGGNGGRGGSVLLQAVDDLQTLLDFRYARCFKAENGKRGGPNNCTGAAGQDTLIQVPCGTMVYDAESGDLLGDLVVPGQTLCVAQGGKGGLGNQHFLSNRNRAPEYALPGLEGEKRQLRLELKLLAEVGIIGLPNAGKSTLISALSSARPKIADYPFTTLIPNLGVVRKPTGDGTVFADIPGLIEGASEGIGLGHEFLRHIERTRLLLHLIDSTAEEPLAAYRIITQELQSYGRGLPERPQILVLNKIDAVTTDQLNSLQQDFAALNAGPIFCISAVTRLGLDSLMQAVWQQLEALLLESLSV, encoded by the coding sequence ATGCAATTTATTGACCACGCAGAGATCGAAGTTGAAGCCGGTAAGGGCGGAGATGGCATTGTAGCCTTTCGTCGAGAAAAATATGTCCCCGCCGGCGGGCCTTCCGGAGGCAATGGGGGCCGGGGCGGTTCGGTCTTGCTCCAGGCAGTGGATGATCTTCAAACCCTCCTGGACTTTCGCTATGCCCGCTGTTTTAAGGCCGAAAATGGTAAGCGAGGCGGCCCCAATAACTGCACCGGGGCGGCGGGCCAGGATACGCTGATTCAAGTTCCTTGTGGCACCATGGTCTACGATGCGGAATCGGGTGACTTGTTGGGGGATTTAGTGGTTCCGGGCCAAACCCTCTGCGTGGCCCAAGGGGGAAAGGGTGGCCTGGGAAATCAGCATTTTTTGAGTAATCGCAACCGTGCCCCGGAATACGCCCTGCCAGGGCTGGAGGGAGAAAAACGCCAATTGCGCCTGGAATTAAAACTCTTGGCGGAAGTGGGAATTATTGGCCTGCCCAATGCGGGTAAGTCAACGCTGATTTCGGCCCTCTCCTCGGCCCGGCCCAAAATTGCTGACTATCCTTTTACCACGCTGATTCCCAATTTGGGGGTCGTTCGCAAACCCACGGGCGATGGCACCGTTTTTGCGGATATTCCTGGTCTAATCGAAGGGGCCTCTGAGGGCATTGGTCTCGGGCACGAATTTCTGCGTCACATTGAACGAACCCGTCTCTTGCTCCACCTAATTGATAGCACTGCCGAGGAACCGCTGGCAGCCTATCGCATTATTACCCAGGAACTGCAATCCTATGGCCGGGGTCTACCGGAACGGCCCCAAATCCTGGTGCTGAATAAAATTGACGCCGTGACGACGGATCAGTTAAATAGTCTTCAGCAAGATTTTGCGGCCCTAAACGCTGGCCCAATCTTTTGTATTTCTGCGGTGACACGCTTGGGTCTAGACTCGCTAATGCAAGCAGTGTGGCAACAATTAGAGGCCCTGCTCTTAGAATCATTGAGTGTCTAG
- the argB gene encoding acetylglutamate kinase → MSNTHEYIGEEAATRVKILSEALPYIQHFSGRTVVVKYGGAAMKDSSLKDKVIRDIVFMASIGIHPVVVHGGGPEINSWLDRLGIEPKFKDGLRVTDAPTMDIVEMVLVGRVNKEIVSLINQAGGLAVGLCGKDGNLITARAITQQDIGFVGEVSNVNAQLVESLVKSGYIPVISSVAADEFGQAHNINADTVAGEIAAALGAEKLILLTDTRGILRDYKDPSTLITKMDIQQARELIQAGIVAGGMIPKVNCCVRSLAQGVRAAHIIDGRLPHALLLEVFSDLGIGSMIVASSYHL, encoded by the coding sequence ATGAGCAATACCCACGAATATATTGGTGAAGAGGCCGCCACTCGGGTCAAAATTTTGAGTGAGGCCCTTCCCTACATTCAACATTTTTCGGGGCGGACGGTCGTGGTGAAGTATGGGGGCGCGGCCATGAAGGACAGTTCCCTCAAAGATAAAGTGATTCGGGATATTGTTTTTATGGCCTCCATTGGCATCCATCCGGTGGTCGTCCACGGTGGGGGGCCAGAAATTAATAGTTGGCTAGATCGGTTAGGTATTGAACCCAAATTTAAAGATGGCCTGCGGGTCACCGATGCCCCGACCATGGATATCGTCGAAATGGTGTTAGTGGGGCGGGTCAATAAGGAAATTGTCTCTCTGATTAACCAGGCCGGTGGCCTGGCCGTGGGCCTCTGTGGTAAGGACGGTAACCTGATCACGGCTCGGGCAATTACCCAGCAGGATATTGGTTTTGTGGGAGAGGTCAGCAACGTCAATGCCCAACTCGTGGAATCCCTGGTGAAAAGTGGCTATATTCCGGTGATTTCCAGTGTGGCCGCCGATGAATTTGGTCAGGCCCATAACATCAATGCCGATACCGTTGCCGGAGAGATTGCCGCCGCCCTGGGGGCCGAAAAACTGATCCTTTTGACGGATACGCGGGGCATCCTACGGGATTACAAAGATCCATCAACGTTGATCACCAAGATGGATATCCAACAGGCCCGGGAATTGATTCAAGCGGGGATTGTGGCCGGGGGCATGATTCCTAAAGTAAATTGCTGTGTCCGTTCCTTGGCCCAAGGGGTGCGGGCCGCCCACATTATCGATGGTCGTTTGCCCCATGCTTTGCTCCTGGAAGTCTTCAGCGATCTGGGTATCGGCTCGATGATTGTGGCTTCTAGCTATCATCTCTAG
- a CDS encoding NAD(P)H-quinone oxidoreductase subunit M, with product MLVKSTTRHIRIFSAEVQGNELVPSDKVLTLDVDPDNEFNWSEESLQKVYQQFDHLVESYSGEDLSEYNLRRMGSELEHFIRSLLQAGELTYNLNSRVLNYSMGLPKQESPETEGKWTL from the coding sequence ATGCTCGTTAAATCTACCACTCGTCACATTCGCATTTTTTCGGCTGAAGTTCAAGGCAATGAATTAGTTCCCAGTGATAAAGTTCTAACCCTTGATGTTGACCCTGATAACGAATTTAATTGGAGTGAGGAATCCCTTCAAAAGGTTTACCAGCAATTTGACCATTTGGTTGAATCCTATAGCGGTGAAGATTTGAGTGAATACAATCTACGGCGTATGGGCTCTGAACTCGAGCATTTTATTCGCTCCCTATTGCAAGCAGGGGAACTGACCTATAACCTGAATAGTCGTGTGCTCAATTACAGCATGGGACTTCCTAAACAGGAAAGTCCTGAAACTGAAGGAAAGTGGACCCTTTAA
- a CDS encoding IS4 family transposase, protein MTHSKDLQAALQPHFSWHGARLAFLSLFLVALFKVQSVSLSKLSKGFESEAKPSSSEKRLSRFFADFDLDYQEIAQMVVTWMKIPQPWVLSLDRTTWEFGNTCHNLLVLALVHEGIAYPLMWEMLDKKGNSNQRERIELMERFSVLFPDAAVAFLAGDREFIGQVWTFYLLLEPQQSFRLRIRKTDKITHDGKTLAAGTLLAHLQVGEKQRLSGSCKVWGCAVMVEALRLPDGQLLTVVAPVGTSEPLQDYAQRWNIETWFGAFKTRGFCIESTHFKDPERLSKLFALLTLALCWAMQTGRFIAQHTPIPIKNHGRKAKSVFRTGFDHLQHLLLNPTPSHRQALRATFSFLSGT, encoded by the coding sequence ATGACCCATAGTAAAGACTTACAGGCCGCCCTACAACCTCACTTCAGTTGGCATGGAGCGAGACTAGCCTTTCTGAGCTTGTTCCTGGTCGCCCTGTTTAAAGTGCAAAGCGTAAGTTTAAGCAAGCTTAGTAAGGGATTCGAGAGTGAAGCCAAGCCAAGTTCCAGCGAAAAGCGTCTATCACGTTTTTTTGCTGACTTTGACCTTGATTACCAGGAAATAGCCCAGATGGTCGTGACCTGGATGAAGATTCCCCAGCCCTGGGTCTTATCGCTAGACCGAACCACCTGGGAGTTCGGCAACACTTGTCATAACCTGCTGGTGTTGGCCTTGGTCCATGAGGGAATCGCCTACCCCCTGATGTGGGAGATGCTGGATAAGAAAGGTAATAGCAACCAGCGTGAGCGCATTGAGCTGATGGAGCGCTTCTCGGTTCTGTTTCCAGACGCGGCAGTGGCCTTCCTTGCCGGAGACCGGGAGTTTATTGGTCAAGTCTGGACGTTCTATCTGCTGCTGGAGCCGCAGCAGTCCTTCCGGCTGCGGATTCGCAAGACCGATAAGATTACCCATGACGGCAAAACCCTTGCTGCTGGCACCCTGTTGGCCCATCTCCAAGTAGGAGAGAAGCAGCGCTTAAGCGGTTCTTGCAAGGTGTGGGGCTGTGCTGTCATGGTAGAAGCACTGCGACTGCCGGATGGTCAGTTGCTCACCGTCGTCGCTCCGGTCGGAACCTCTGAACCCCTTCAAGATTATGCACAGCGCTGGAACATTGAAACTTGGTTTGGGGCTTTCAAAACCCGAGGCTTTTGCATCGAATCCACCCACTTCAAAGACCCGGAGCGCTTGAGCAAGTTATTTGCTTTATTAACCTTGGCTTTGTGCTGGGCTATGCAGACGGGGCGATTTATTGCCCAACACACCCCAATCCCTATCAAAAACCATGGGCGCAAAGCCAAAAGTGTTTTTCGCACCGGTTTTGACCACCTTCAACATCTGCTATTAAACCCGACTCCCTCCCACCGACAAGCTCTCAGAGCCACTTTTTCTTTTTTGTCCGGTACTTAG
- a CDS encoding histidine phosphatase family protein, whose product MPLKLYFLRHGETTSSQTGTFCGRLDIDLTPAGYQMADQFAEAYQSLDWTAIFASPLHRTMATARPLSERLEMAIQQREGLKEIAYGQWEGQTPAEVNLEFHDDYVRWLADPGWNSPTGGEKGIDIARRSSEVLEEIEHTFEQGNILVVSHKSTIRIMLCSLLGIDIGRYRDRIGMPVAAVSIVHMSEHGPLIEVMGDRGHLSPDLRDRYGT is encoded by the coding sequence ATGCCCCTTAAACTGTACTTCCTACGCCACGGCGAAACCACCTCCAGTCAAACTGGCACCTTCTGTGGTCGTCTGGATATTGACCTCACGCCGGCCGGCTACCAAATGGCCGACCAATTTGCCGAGGCTTACCAAAGCCTCGACTGGACAGCGATCTTTGCCAGTCCGCTCCACCGCACCATGGCCACAGCCCGGCCCCTAAGCGAGCGACTGGAGATGGCCATTCAACAACGGGAGGGCCTAAAGGAAATTGCCTACGGCCAATGGGAAGGCCAAACCCCGGCAGAGGTTAACTTGGAATTTCACGATGACTACGTGCGCTGGCTGGCCGACCCGGGTTGGAATTCTCCCACCGGTGGCGAAAAGGGCATTGATATTGCTCGACGGAGTTCGGAGGTGCTAGAGGAAATTGAACATACCTTTGAGCAGGGGAATATTTTGGTCGTTTCCCACAAATCCACCATTCGCATCATGCTCTGTTCCCTACTGGGCATTGACATTGGCCGCTATCGAGACCGGATCGGGATGCCGGTGGCCGCCGTTAGTATTGTTCACATGTCAGAACATGGCCCTTTAATCGAAGTGATGGGCGACCGGGGCCACCTGAGCCCAGACCTCCGCGACCGTTACGGCACCTAG
- a CDS encoding branched-chain amino acid ABC transporter permease, producing the protein MEFPQLVFNGLALGSVIALAAVGLTLTYGILKLSNFAHGDFMTLGAYLTWVANLNGISLWISMIFGCLGTIGAMLLSEWLLWKPMRDRRAPATTLIIISIGLALFLRNGILLIWGGSNQSYQVPILPAQDLWGLKLEYNRLIIIAMALGAMVLLHLLLQKTKIGKAMRAVADNVDLARVSGINVEQVVIWTWVITAILVALSGSMYGLVTTLKPNMGWFLILSMFSAVILGGIGNPYGAIAGGFLIGLAQEASVPWFGTNYKIGVALALMILVLLVRPQGLFKQ; encoded by the coding sequence ATGGAATTTCCTCAACTCGTTTTTAATGGCCTTGCCCTCGGGAGTGTGATCGCCTTGGCCGCCGTTGGCCTGACCCTGACCTACGGAATTTTAAAACTTTCCAATTTTGCCCATGGGGATTTTATGACCCTGGGGGCCTACCTCACCTGGGTCGCCAATCTCAACGGCATCAGTCTGTGGATCTCGATGATTTTCGGCTGTCTGGGCACCATTGGAGCCATGTTGCTATCGGAGTGGTTACTCTGGAAACCGATGCGCGACCGGCGGGCGCCTGCGACCACTTTGATTATTATTTCCATTGGCCTGGCCCTCTTTTTGCGGAATGGCATTCTCCTGATCTGGGGGGGCAGTAACCAAAGTTATCAAGTTCCCATCCTACCGGCCCAAGACCTGTGGGGTCTAAAGCTGGAGTACAATCGTCTGATTATTATTGCCATGGCCCTGGGGGCGATGGTGTTGCTTCACCTCCTCCTACAGAAAACCAAAATTGGTAAGGCCATGCGGGCGGTGGCTGACAACGTTGACTTAGCTCGGGTTTCGGGGATTAATGTCGAGCAGGTTGTGATCTGGACTTGGGTGATCACGGCGATTCTGGTTGCCTTGTCGGGTTCGATGTATGGCCTCGTTACGACCCTCAAACCCAATATGGGCTGGTTTTTAATTTTGTCGATGTTTTCCGCCGTTATTCTAGGAGGTATTGGCAATCCCTACGGGGCTATTGCCGGCGGTTTTTTGATTGGTCTGGCCCAGGAAGCCAGTGTGCCTTGGTTTGGCACCAACTACAAAATTGGGGTCGCACTCGCTTTAATGATCCTGGTTCTACTGGTACGGCCCCAGGGCCTATTTAAGCAGTAA
- a CDS encoding ATP phosphoribosyltransferase regulatory subunit — MIHQPPAGARDLLPLEVAQKAWINDRLQAVFQRWGYQRIVTSTLEWLDTLVAGGAIDPATVVQLQDGSGSRLGLRPELTASIARAAVTRMTDGTHPQRLCYRANVFRRPPMGHPDRQVEFFQAGVELLFVGGVRADAEILLLLADSLKNLGLDRWTLILGEAGLTQGLLARFPLPLRQQVRHCMAHLDYVQLQGLEYPDSTLKQWALQLFDLRGSADEVFQRLEHFDLDGVCQQRLQNLKALVQLIQASQESLPPLILDLSWLQPFDYYTGIVFQAFGQIVDQWYVLGQGGRYDQLLSQYHPQQTSLPGIGFSFNVEELHTCLLVGDDLPKSTPVTDWLVIPQGLEAEQAAFQYAQHLREQHPQQRIEVDLGGRSPEALLDYARYAQIRQLVWVTAQGQAEVKLID, encoded by the coding sequence ATGATTCATCAACCACCCGCAGGGGCGCGAGACCTGCTTCCGCTGGAAGTTGCTCAAAAAGCCTGGATTAATGACCGTCTGCAAGCTGTTTTCCAACGCTGGGGCTACCAACGGATTGTGACTTCGACCTTGGAGTGGTTGGATACATTAGTGGCGGGGGGAGCAATTGATCCAGCTACCGTTGTCCAACTTCAGGACGGCTCGGGCAGTCGCCTTGGTCTGCGGCCAGAGCTAACGGCGTCCATTGCACGGGCAGCAGTCACTCGGATGACCGATGGCACCCATCCCCAACGTCTTTGCTATCGAGCCAATGTTTTTCGCCGGCCCCCGATGGGTCATCCTGACCGGCAGGTGGAATTTTTTCAGGCTGGTGTAGAACTTTTATTTGTGGGAGGCGTTCGGGCCGACGCGGAAATTCTATTGCTGTTGGCCGATAGTCTCAAAAATCTAGGACTGGATCGTTGGACACTTATCTTAGGAGAAGCGGGCCTGACCCAGGGCCTATTAGCACGCTTTCCTTTGCCCCTCCGTCAACAAGTCCGCCATTGCATGGCTCACCTAGACTATGTGCAGCTACAGGGATTGGAGTATCCAGACTCAACGTTAAAACAATGGGCTCTACAGTTATTTGACCTGCGGGGAAGCGCTGATGAAGTGTTTCAGCGCCTAGAGCATTTTGACCTCGATGGCGTTTGTCAACAGCGACTCCAAAACCTCAAGGCCCTGGTGCAGTTAATTCAGGCAAGCCAGGAGTCTCTTCCGCCGTTAATTTTAGACTTAAGTTGGCTCCAACCCTTTGATTACTACACGGGCATTGTCTTCCAGGCCTTTGGCCAAATAGTGGATCAATGGTACGTTCTTGGCCAGGGAGGGCGCTACGACCAGTTACTCAGTCAGTATCATCCCCAGCAGACTTCCCTTCCAGGTATTGGTTTTTCCTTTAATGTTGAGGAACTGCATACATGCCTATTGGTAGGAGATGATTTACCCAAAAGTACTCCTGTGACAGATTGGTTGGTAATTCCCCAGGGGCTAGAGGCCGAACAGGCCGCGTTTCAGTATGCTCAGCATTTGCGGGAGCAGCATCCCCAGCAGCGCATTGAAGTGGACTTAGGGGGCCGGAGTCCAGAGGCCTTGCTAGACTATGCACGCTATGCTCAAATTCGTCAGTTGGTATGGGTGACGGCCCAGGGCCAGGCGGAGGTCAAGCTCATTGATTGA
- a CDS encoding DUF3727 domain-containing protein, producing MSSYLFSQENEPDEADSVTLRDEAGRTLDCYIENSLDFDDATYLLLMPVDIPIVIIAWEDEADSEEEDDAEAVLLEDNEEIELIFADAKAVLEELNLSLKYTAYTLTVSGELPPIEDEDILTLELDEAEEGLEPEELQFLASFYHQEQRYSIYTPLAPLLFLAKSNVRGDIELVTPEEERMQYILEELLFEEGD from the coding sequence ATGTCTTCCTATCTTTTTAGCCAAGAAAATGAGCCAGATGAGGCGGATAGCGTCACTCTCCGAGATGAGGCGGGAAGAACGCTTGATTGCTACATTGAAAACTCCCTTGATTTTGACGACGCAACCTATCTCCTGCTCATGCCCGTTGACATTCCCATTGTGATTATTGCCTGGGAAGATGAAGCAGATAGTGAAGAAGAGGACGATGCTGAAGCCGTCTTACTAGAAGATAACGAAGAAATTGAGCTGATTTTTGCAGATGCCAAAGCAGTACTAGAAGAACTCAATTTAAGCTTGAAATATACAGCCTATACTTTAACGGTGAGTGGAGAACTCCCTCCCATTGAAGACGAGGACATCCTGACGCTAGAACTCGATGAAGCGGAAGAGGGTTTAGAACCGGAAGAATTACAATTTCTGGCCAGCTTTTATCATCAAGAGCAACGTTACTCTATCTATACTCCCCTTGCTCCCTTGCTGTTTCTGGCAAAATCTAACGTCCGGGGAGATATTGAGTTGGTCACCCCCGAAGAAGAAAGAATGCAGTATATTCTAGAGGAGCTTTTGTTTGAAGAGGGCGATTAG
- a CDS encoding DUF4327 family protein yields the protein MTNQLAHPMEKFQRKMASLVESNAIKPNDSLWKLALLYGDEWAFWKRELEDFGFTMQDPIQEVLLVEAWDED from the coding sequence ATGACAAATCAGCTTGCCCACCCGATGGAAAAGTTTCAGCGTAAAATGGCTTCCCTTGTGGAGTCCAACGCCATTAAACCTAACGACAGTCTTTGGAAGCTCGCCCTACTCTACGGAGATGAGTGGGCCTTTTGGAAACGAGAACTAGAAGACTTTGGTTTTACTATGCAAGACCCCATTCAAGAGGTCCTATTGGTTGAAGCCTGGGACGAAGATTAA
- a CDS encoding Mo-dependent nitrogenase C-terminal domain-containing protein, which yields MVSTSTTPYSNVQMATWLRGLLTIAWADGDFTTEEQTLITELVKEMGFQETDTVLFKAIHPEELVEGLGKDKATAENFLRTAVLVAIADGLYSPSESTILHDFCEALGIKIQALEALEHTLCDPESQILEQAHPHPDLLHPMKDWLDGMAIHDPRLARFICKLVPPQCPFERDVTLFGHKLVHIPPLCKLNPLYEQLVGLRFRALSYLADDCKEDISDYI from the coding sequence ATGGTTTCTACCTCAACCACTCCCTACAGCAACGTGCAGATGGCCACTTGGTTGCGGGGCCTGCTTACTATTGCCTGGGCCGACGGCGACTTTACTACCGAGGAGCAGACCCTGATCACCGAACTGGTTAAAGAAATGGGCTTTCAGGAAACGGATACGGTGCTGTTCAAAGCCATCCATCCCGAGGAATTGGTCGAAGGCCTGGGTAAAGATAAGGCCACGGCAGAAAACTTTCTGCGAACTGCAGTTTTAGTGGCTATTGCCGATGGTCTCTACTCCCCCAGCGAATCGACTATTCTCCACGATTTTTGTGAGGCCCTGGGCATTAAAATCCAGGCCCTGGAAGCCTTAGAGCATACCCTCTGCGATCCCGAAAGTCAGATACTAGAACAAGCTCATCCCCATCCTGACCTGCTCCATCCCATGAAGGACTGGCTGGATGGCATGGCCATCCATGACCCACGTTTGGCCCGCTTTATTTGCAAACTGGTGCCCCCTCAATGTCCCTTTGAACGGGATGTCACCCTCTTTGGGCATAAACTGGTTCATATTCCTCCCCTCTGCAAACTCAATCCGCTCTACGAACAACTGGTCGGTCTACGTTTTCGGGCCCTGTCCTACCTAGCGGATGACTGCAAAGAGGATATTTCTGACTATATCTAG
- a CDS encoding L,D-transpeptidase → MFFSLTQLSGLALALTVTTTALAQSQPASTPQAPLPATTATVAPQTKALATKLVLVLSERRVYAYQENKVLASFPVAVGKKGWETPTGNFQVIQMTKDPVWENPWNGKKIPASLNGPIGVRWIGFWSDGKNTIGFHGTPKKHEYLLGQAVSHGCVRMRNPDVVALFELVQPGTPVIVTQKK, encoded by the coding sequence ATGTTTTTTTCCCTAACCCAACTGTCTGGCCTGGCCCTGGCTCTAACGGTGACAACCACGGCCTTGGCTCAATCCCAGCCCGCGTCAACGCCCCAGGCTCCCCTCCCCGCTACGACGGCCACCGTCGCACCTCAAACTAAGGCCCTGGCCACTAAACTGGTTCTGGTACTAAGTGAGCGTCGGGTTTATGCCTACCAAGAGAACAAGGTATTGGCTAGTTTTCCTGTTGCTGTTGGTAAAAAGGGTTGGGAAACCCCGACAGGTAATTTTCAAGTCATTCAAATGACCAAAGACCCGGTTTGGGAAAATCCCTGGAACGGCAAAAAAATTCCGGCTAGCCTCAATGGCCCCATTGGCGTTCGCTGGATCGGTTTCTGGAGCGACGGCAAAAATACTATTGGCTTCCACGGTACCCCTAAAAAACACGAATACCTGTTGGGTCAAGCCGTTTCCCATGGCTGTGTCCGGATGCGCAACCCCGATGTGGTAGCCCTATTTGAATTGGTACAGCCCGGCACTCCGGTCATTGTCACTCAGAAGAAGTAG
- a CDS encoding metal ABC transporter permease, translating into MPTIAPMINALVEALQFEFIRNALGAAILVSIACGLIGSLVVVNRMVFISGGVAHAAYGGIGLGYFFRFSPVLGAIIFCLGSALAMGWVERRYQQRSDTLIGVMWALGMALGVMLIDLTPGYKADVSSYLFGSILTVPRQDLWLMLGLDIFILVLLALFYKEFLAISFDPVYATTRNLPVDALYLLLVAAIALTVVMVMQVVGLILVIALLTLPAAIAAQWVQDIQQMMGLATVLGVIFNGLGLALSYTFNLSSGATIILVAGLTYLLSLALQKWFWSRRSKLS; encoded by the coding sequence ATGCCAACGATTGCCCCCATGATTAATGCCTTGGTTGAAGCGCTCCAGTTTGAATTTATTCGTAATGCGTTGGGGGCCGCGATTTTAGTCAGTATTGCTTGCGGATTAATCGGTTCCCTGGTGGTGGTGAATCGTATGGTCTTTATCAGTGGTGGCGTTGCCCATGCGGCCTACGGTGGCATTGGCCTTGGCTACTTTTTCCGCTTTAGTCCAGTACTAGGGGCGATTATTTTTTGTTTGGGGTCGGCCCTGGCCATGGGCTGGGTCGAGCGTCGCTACCAACAACGGAGTGATACCCTGATCGGCGTGATGTGGGCCTTGGGCATGGCCCTGGGGGTGATGCTGATTGACCTCACTCCCGGTTACAAGGCGGATGTGAGCAGCTATTTATTTGGCAGTATTCTAACGGTGCCGCGCCAAGACCTCTGGTTGATGTTGGGCCTGGATATTTTCATCTTGGTTCTATTGGCCCTGTTCTACAAGGAATTTCTCGCCATTTCCTTTGATCCCGTCTATGCCACTACCCGCAATCTGCCGGTAGATGCCCTCTATCTTCTGCTGGTTGCCGCCATTGCCCTGACGGTGGTGATGGTCATGCAGGTGGTGGGCCTGATTCTGGTGATTGCCCTGTTAACCCTGCCGGCCGCCATTGCCGCCCAGTGGGTACAGGATATTCAGCAAATGATGGGATTGGCCACTGTCTTGGGCGTGATCTTCAATGGATTGGGGTTGGCCCTGTCCTATACGTTTAACCTGTCCTCCGGAGCCACGATTATTCTGGTGGCGGGGTTGACCTACCTGCTGAGTTTGGCCCTGCAAAAATGGTTCTGGAGTCGGCGGAGTAAGTTATCCTAA
- the surE gene encoding 5'/3'-nucleotidase SurE, protein MNLLISNDDGIFAPGVRALANTFAEAGHRVTVVCPDRERSATGHGLTLHQPIRADEVEGVFHPAVTAWSCSGTPADCVKFALYAVLDQRPDFVLSGINHGANLGTDVLYSGTVSAAMEGLIEDIPSIAFSLASFAAHNFQPAANFAQILVQHLAQHPLPHTTLLSVNIPPVEEADIAGVCLTRQGLRRYIETFEERFDPRGKRYYWLAGEVAKEIEQPEHLHLSTGIPTDVHAIQDNYITITPLHYNLTDVAGFHALREAPWFSTALHPKRTE, encoded by the coding sequence CTGAATCTGCTGATTAGTAATGATGATGGGATTTTCGCCCCCGGTGTTCGCGCCTTAGCTAATACCTTTGCAGAAGCGGGGCATCGGGTCACCGTCGTTTGTCCTGACCGGGAACGCTCCGCCACCGGCCATGGCCTGACGCTTCATCAACCGATTCGTGCCGATGAAGTAGAAGGGGTTTTCCATCCTGCTGTCACGGCCTGGTCTTGTTCAGGAACCCCCGCTGATTGCGTCAAGTTTGCCCTTTATGCGGTGCTAGACCAGCGGCCAGATTTTGTGCTCTCGGGTATTAACCACGGGGCAAACCTAGGAACAGATGTGCTATATTCGGGAACCGTCTCGGCGGCTATGGAGGGTCTAATCGAAGATATTCCCAGCATTGCCTTTAGCCTGGCCAGTTTTGCTGCCCACAATTTTCAGCCAGCGGCCAATTTTGCCCAGATCCTGGTGCAGCATTTGGCCCAGCACCCCTTGCCCCATACCACCCTCCTTAGTGTCAATATTCCCCCTGTTGAGGAGGCTGACATTGCGGGCGTTTGCTTGACACGCCAGGGCCTACGTCGCTACATTGAAACCTTTGAGGAGCGTTTTGACCCCAGGGGAAAACGTTACTACTGGCTAGCGGGAGAAGTGGCTAAGGAAATTGAGCAACCGGAACATCTTCACCTGTCCACTGGTATTCCAACCGATGTTCACGCTATCCAGGACAACTACATCACCATTACCCCCCTCCACTATAATTTAACCGATGTTGCGGGTTTTCATGCCCTCAGGGAGGCCCCTTGGTTTTCGACTGCATTGCATCCCAAAAGAACAGAGTAG